DNA from Prunus persica cultivar Lovell chromosome G6, Prunus_persica_NCBIv2, whole genome shotgun sequence:
ttgttaAAGAATGTCAATTTTTGTAActgaaaagaaattataaaataatccTTAATCTTCGTTTTTACACATTCACATGCTTACCCAAGACCAATGGAGTAATTGGAAGCTCAAAAGGCTTCTCTGGTAGACCAACCATAACAAGTTTCCCATCACACTTCAACAAACCAATTAAAGGCAACAGAGGGTGGACTGCAGAAACCGTGTCAATGATACCATCCATTGTGCCCATGGCAGTCTACAAAATTAACAtgacaaaatatttattaggATGATTATAATCATTACCATTATCAATGAAACTTGTTCAAATATTTACCTTCATTTGATCTTGTTCACGGCTGACCAAAAAGGCATCAGCTTTGAGACTTTTAATAGCTTCGTCCTTCTTATTAGGGGAGGTACTGATCACTGTAACCCTAGCCCCCAAAGCCTTGGCAAACTTGACTGCCACATGGCCCAGACCACCAAGGCCAACCACCCCCACATGCATGCCGGGTTTATCGAGTCCATAATGTCTCAAGGGGCTGTAAGTTGTGATCCCGGCATATAGGAGAGGGGCAGCTCCATCAAGGGGAATGTTGTCAGGAATACGAATTACGAAGCCCTCCTCCGTGACCATGAAGTCAGAGTAGCCTCCATACGTGATGGTTCCATCGTGGTACTTGCCACCATAGGTTAGTATATATTTGGGGCAGTAATTCTCAAGGTTGTGGGAACAATTGTCACATGATCCGCAAGAACCCACTATGCATCCAACACCGACTTTGTCTCCAACCTTGAATTTTTGTACCTTGCTCCCTACCTCTGTCACTACACCGACAATCTCATGCCTGCATTGTGTCATTTAATTAAGTTCACATTTAATGTTAGTTAATTAAACTCATGCAATATTTCAGATACTAATTTTCTCTATATTAATCATTCGGTATTAGACCTACCCGGGAACCAAAGGATATTTAGAACTTCCCCAGTCATTCTTTGCCGTGTGAAGGTCGGTATGGCATATCCCACAATATAATACTTTGAATGTCACGTCTTTTTCTCCCGATGCCCTGCAACCAATtaaatcagttcaattttatAGAACTAATTCAAAACATGAGATAATGCATGGAGAGGGCAAGAAGAACCCAAGAAAAGCCTATGATCATACTGCATTCTATCCTCTTTTAGATATAAATGGAAAGTTTATTAATTTCGTCAGGTTATTAAGACATGAAAAACTTAAATCAAATGGATtttaaacctaaaaaataaaaaacctaatctttttttctttttttttatttgttcgaTTTCTTTGTCTTCCCTAAAGAAGAAACTATTAATGTCGAAAATTAATAACCTTCTTGAGAATTTGAAGGGAGATAAAACACCGGATGAATCCCTTGCAGCCCATCCAATGGCCTTCTTAGGGTGTTCTTCCTCTGGAGATTTCgccattttctttcttgttagTTATTATTTTCTCTCATAGTGTATATTAACTTATATACAACTTTTTTGCGACGTGCTAGTCTTTCGGGAGTTTTTGCTCACATAAATCCAACTTTCTTGGCTTCTTCTTAGTCTGAATCCAATTTTTTGGGTGGCCATACAACTGTCCCGGGAAAGTACACTCAACAATATTTGGTTTGAGCTTACCTCCGTAATTGTGGttgatgatttaaaagaaattaaacattttgatttacatatatgttttaatatataaaaaaaaacatttgactactttcaaaacaaattttgataCTTTTCCGGAATTATTTATACATACAAACCAAATAATTAGTTATAATCCTCATTCACATGATTATACTCGCGCATTTCATCTTCTTGGGAAAGGTATACTTATTCGTCATGTATGGACTGATCGAAATAACATTTCCTTGATAAATTGAGGTATAATTGAGGGATTTCTCAAATAAAGTctcgttaaaaaaaaattaacaaaattttatttttgtatgcccaaaataaaacaatgctACTTTTTGCGGtgcgtttttttctttctctttttgtatgTGAA
Protein-coding regions in this window:
- the LOC109949828 gene encoding probable mannitol dehydrogenase; this translates as MAKSPEEEHPKKAIGWAARDSSGVLSPFKFSRRASGEKDVTFKVLYCGICHTDLHTAKNDWGSSKYPLVPGHEIVGVVTEVGSKVQKFKVGDKVGVGCIVGSCGSCDNCSHNLENYCPKYILTYGGKYHDGTITYGGYSDFMVTEEGFVIRIPDNIPLDGAAPLLYAGITTYSPLRHYGLDKPGMHVGVVGLGGLGHVAVKFAKALGARVTVISTSPNKKDEAIKSLKADAFLVSREQDQMKTAMGTMDGIIDTVSAVHPLLPLIGLLKCDGKLVMVGLPEKPFELPITPLVLGRKIIAGSCIGGIKETQEMIDFAAEHNITSDIEVIPIDYLNTAMERLLKADVRYRFVIDVANTLKAA